The proteins below are encoded in one region of Takifugu rubripes chromosome 1, fTakRub1.2, whole genome shotgun sequence:
- the myocd gene encoding myocardin isoform X4, with product MSEVLVNGPEERQSSVHLQRSARGHRDTRQLKEKRNHAQERQLPEEGHSVLQLRLQQRRTRKQLADQGIMPLNHGNFPKQEDSYAFEEDSSSECLSPEQHNSDESQGSACPSSDVVGRAASSSSPELTSSQEGNVTQDPPDQNGDQGLSGANGPQNTSPISVPAIVKSKTSDKNRHKKPKDVKPKIKKLKYHQYIPPDQKAERSPPPMDSAYARLLQQQQLFLQLQILSQQKQAQAHQQPSQSQSQAQIQQRQPTFSYQPHLQSQTQKGVSEQLLGCSSSGPSNQANSNTSSPVKNTYPNQNIISPVKPGPLPPNLDDLKVSELRQHLRIRGMPVSGTKTALIERLRPFKDSTTGSSPSGCSDITTVTFPVTPTGSLSSYQSPSSSSAVSQGGYYPYPSTSSTPPISPASSDLSLSGSLPDSFSDVPMSSPTQFGLQPSPPQFAVEDGLGGGSFGTGGLRAGDGGCMAGMEAEKDKMLVEKQKVIEELTWKLHQEQRQVEELKMQLHKRKRCYGATQDSIPPHSHPSMHQQQSPAIMDQHFFGVTVKQESISLSSNCPLSSPKQLKSSSRSCMEEMGHCATPHSNMPGHDGPGCMDIVPSSGSPCTMSAFLSPQCSPQDSPTGKPCSSPHPPSPRNTYLLSPALGRDGSIHPHSQANNKVHSMQVPQKKSDHAANCSYLSDQSGLKGVFSNSDECEHGCPAKPDNSNVHPKQLSRSQQMDELLDVLIESGEMPANAKEDRERSSNTKGAPHVNVSQVCPGLRIPRFHRLYEHLSPAQLTLDHTTNPANDNQFEIILGSASGRGGEVPLIKSATEARGQEANGTREPEEYSSPHNLHCHPQYTQHEKILTNRDLVETPLSPFSTKLLTIPEVQGMVSMTFSETSWETMEWLDLTPPSSATAFSIAPPSAPSIFNAEFLDVTDINLNSAMDLYLEHW from the exons TCCTACAGTTAAGActtcagcagaggaggacacgCAAGCAGCTGGCAGACCAAGGCATCATGCCTC TAAACCATGGCAATTTCCCAAAGCAGGAGGATTCCTATGCATTcgaggaggacagcagcagtgAGTGTTTGTCCCCCGAGCAGCACAACAGTGATGAATCGCAAGGATCGGCATGCCCTTCATCTGATGTTGTTGGCAGGGcagcctcctcatcctcacctgaACTTACCAGCTCACAagag gGAAATGTGACCCAAGATCCACCTGATCAAAATGGGGATCAAGGCCTGTCTGGAGCCAACGGCCCTCAGAATACTTCTCCAATAAGTGTTCCTGCCATTGTCAAG TCAAAGACATCAGACAAGAACCGCCATAAGAAGCCCAAAGATGTGaaaccaaaaattaaaaaactcAAGTACCATCAGTACATTCCTCCAGACCAGAAAGCAGAGAGGTCCCCTCCACCCATGGACTCTGCCTATGCCCgactgctccagcagcagcagcttttcctgcaGCTACAGATCCTCAGCCAGCAGAAACAAGCTCAGGCACATCAGCAGCCATCACAGAGCCAGAGCCAAGCCCAAATCCAACAGCGACAGCCTACATTCAGCTACCAGCCTCACCTACAGAGCCAAACTCAGAA AGGTGTCAGTGAGCAGCTActgggctgcagctccagtggtcCATCCAATCAAGCCAACAGCAACACTTCCTCTCCAGTTAAGAACACATATCCTAACCAGAACATCATCTCACCAGTCAAACCTGGGCCCCTGCCACCTAATCTTGATGACCTGAAG GTATCAGAGCTCAGGCAGCACCTCCGTATTCGTGGTATGCCTGTCTCCGGCACCAAGACAGCTCTCATTGAGCGACTCAGACCATTTAAAGATTCCACCACTGGCTCCTCCCCTTCGGGTTGTTCTGATATCACCACAGTGACTTTCCCTGTCACGCCCACGGGATCTCTGTCCTCCTACCAGTCCCCGTCCTCCTCCAGTGCTGTTTCCCAGGGAGGATATTACCCCTaccccagcacctcctccacccctcctatCTCCCCAGCATCCTCGGACCTGTCCCTCAGTGGCTCCCTTCCCGACAGCTTCAGTGATGTGCCAATGTCTTCGCCAACCCAGTTTGGCCTCCAGCCATCCCCACCACAGTTTGCCGTAGAGGACGGTCTCGGGGGAGGCAGTTTTGGCACTGGGGGACTAAGAGCAGGTGATGGTGGCTGTATGGCGGGAATGGAAGCTGAGAAGGATAAGATGTTGGTGGAAAAGCAGAAGGTTATTGAAGAGCTGACATGGAAGCTCCATCAGGagcagagacag GTTGAAGAACTAAAAATGCAGCTTCACAAGAGGAAACGCTGTTATGGAGCAACACAAGACTCCATTCCGCCTCACTCTCACCCCTCCATGCATCAGCAGCAAAGCCCAGCAATCATGGATCAGCACTTCTTCGGGGTGACCGTCAAACAGGAGTCAATATCATTGTCTTCCAACTGTCCATTGTCCTCTCCCAAACAGCTGAAGAGTTCTTCCCGCAGCTGCATGGAGGAGATGGGACATTGTGCAACTCCCCACTCTAACATGCCAGGCCATGATGGGCCAGGATGCATGGACATCGTCCCATCCTCTGGCAGCCCATGTACAATGTCGGCTTTTCTAAGTCCCCAATGTTCACCACAGGACTCCCCTACTGGAAAGCCTTGCAGTagccctcacccaccctctccccGGAACACCTATTTACTATCACCAGCACTAGGAAGAGATGGCTCCATTCACCCCCACTCTCAAGCCAACAACAAAGTACACAGCATGCAG GTACCCCAGAAGAAAAGTGACCATGCAGCCAACTGCTCTTATCTGTCAGACCAAAGTGGCCTTAAGGGCGTCTTTTCAAACTCAGATGAATGTGAACATGGCTGCCCAGCCAAGCCTGACAACTCAAATGTTCACCCAAAG CAACTGAGTAGAAGCCAGCAAATGGATGAACTACTGGATGTGCTCATAGAGAGTGGAG AGATGCCAGCAAATGCCAAAGAAGACCGGGAGAGGTCCTCCAACACCAAAGGTGCACCTCATGTAAATGTATCTCAGGTGTGCCCTGGACTCCGCATCCCGAGGTTTCACAGACTCTATGAACACCTGTCCCCTGCCCAGCTTACCCTCGACCATACGACCAATCCTGCAAATGATAACCAATTTGAGATTATTCTGGGAAGTGCATCTGGCCGTGGAGGGGAAGTGCCACTCATTAAATCAGCTACTGAGGCTCGGGGACAGGAAGCTAATGGGACCCGGGAGCCTGAAGAATACAGCAGCCCACACAACCTCCACTGTCACCCTCAATATACCCAACATGAGAAAATTTTGACCAACAGAGACCTGGTTGAGACACCTCTGTCACCTTTCAGCACCAAGCTTTTGACCATCCCCGAAGTGCAAGGGATGGTGAGTATGACTTTTAGCGAGACATCCTGGGAGACAATGGAGTGGCTGGATCTTACGCCACCCAGCTCAGCCACAGCCTTCAGCATTGCacctcccagtgctcccagcataTTTAATGCAGAGTTTCTGGATGTCACTGACATTAATTTGAACTCTGCTATGGACCTTTACCTGGAGCACTGgtga
- the myocd gene encoding myocardin isoform X3: protein MTLLGSEHSILIRSKFRSVLQLRLQQRRTRKQLADQGIMPLNHGNFPKQEDSYAFEEDSSSECLSPEQHNSDESQGSACPSSDVVGRAASSSSPELTSSQEGNVTQDPPDQNGDQGLSGANGPQNTSPISVPAIVKSKTSDKNRHKKPKDVKPKIKKLKYHQYIPPDQKAERSPPPMDSAYARLLQQQQLFLQLQILSQQKQAQAHQQPSQSQSQAQIQQRQPTFSYQPHLQSQTQKGVSEQLLGCSSSGPSNQANSNTSSPVKNTYPNQNIISPVKPGPLPPNLDDLKVSELRQHLRIRGMPVSGTKTALIERLRPFKDSTTGSSPSGCSDITTVTFPVTPTGSLSSYQSPSSSSAVSQGGYYPYPSTSSTPPISPASSDLSLSGSLPDSFSDVPMSSPTQFGLQPSPPQFAVEDGLGGGSFGTGGLRAGDGGCMAGMEAEKDKMLVEKQKVIEELTWKLHQEQRQVEELKMQLHKRKRCYGATQDSIPPHSHPSMHQQQSPAIMDQHFFGVTVKQESISLSSNCPLSSPKQLKSSSRSCMEEMGHCATPHSNMPGHDGPGCMDIVPSSGSPCTMSAFLSPQCSPQDSPTGKPCSSPHPPSPRNTYLLSPALGRDGSIHPHSQANNKVHSMQVPQKKSDHAANCSYLSDQSGLKGVFSNSDECEHGCPAKPDNSNVHPKMSIMPSLWHVGQKGQVSPPSFSSSDSDASDLRQPPCYEDAVKQQLSRSQQMDELLDVLIESGEMPANAKEDRERSSNTKGAPHVNVSQVCPGLRIPRFHRLYEHLSPAQLTLDHTTNPANDNQFEIILGSASGRGGEVPLIKSATEARGQEANGTREPEEYSSPHNLHCHPQYTQHEKILTNRDLVETPLSPFSTKLLTIPEVQGMVSMTFSETSWETMEWLDLTPPSSATAFSIAPPSAPSIFNAEFLDVTDINLNSAMDLYLEHW from the exons TCCTACAGTTAAGActtcagcagaggaggacacgCAAGCAGCTGGCAGACCAAGGCATCATGCCTC TAAACCATGGCAATTTCCCAAAGCAGGAGGATTCCTATGCATTcgaggaggacagcagcagtgAGTGTTTGTCCCCCGAGCAGCACAACAGTGATGAATCGCAAGGATCGGCATGCCCTTCATCTGATGTTGTTGGCAGGGcagcctcctcatcctcacctgaACTTACCAGCTCACAagag gGAAATGTGACCCAAGATCCACCTGATCAAAATGGGGATCAAGGCCTGTCTGGAGCCAACGGCCCTCAGAATACTTCTCCAATAAGTGTTCCTGCCATTGTCAAG TCAAAGACATCAGACAAGAACCGCCATAAGAAGCCCAAAGATGTGaaaccaaaaattaaaaaactcAAGTACCATCAGTACATTCCTCCAGACCAGAAAGCAGAGAGGTCCCCTCCACCCATGGACTCTGCCTATGCCCgactgctccagcagcagcagcttttcctgcaGCTACAGATCCTCAGCCAGCAGAAACAAGCTCAGGCACATCAGCAGCCATCACAGAGCCAGAGCCAAGCCCAAATCCAACAGCGACAGCCTACATTCAGCTACCAGCCTCACCTACAGAGCCAAACTCAGAA AGGTGTCAGTGAGCAGCTActgggctgcagctccagtggtcCATCCAATCAAGCCAACAGCAACACTTCCTCTCCAGTTAAGAACACATATCCTAACCAGAACATCATCTCACCAGTCAAACCTGGGCCCCTGCCACCTAATCTTGATGACCTGAAG GTATCAGAGCTCAGGCAGCACCTCCGTATTCGTGGTATGCCTGTCTCCGGCACCAAGACAGCTCTCATTGAGCGACTCAGACCATTTAAAGATTCCACCACTGGCTCCTCCCCTTCGGGTTGTTCTGATATCACCACAGTGACTTTCCCTGTCACGCCCACGGGATCTCTGTCCTCCTACCAGTCCCCGTCCTCCTCCAGTGCTGTTTCCCAGGGAGGATATTACCCCTaccccagcacctcctccacccctcctatCTCCCCAGCATCCTCGGACCTGTCCCTCAGTGGCTCCCTTCCCGACAGCTTCAGTGATGTGCCAATGTCTTCGCCAACCCAGTTTGGCCTCCAGCCATCCCCACCACAGTTTGCCGTAGAGGACGGTCTCGGGGGAGGCAGTTTTGGCACTGGGGGACTAAGAGCAGGTGATGGTGGCTGTATGGCGGGAATGGAAGCTGAGAAGGATAAGATGTTGGTGGAAAAGCAGAAGGTTATTGAAGAGCTGACATGGAAGCTCCATCAGGagcagagacag GTTGAAGAACTAAAAATGCAGCTTCACAAGAGGAAACGCTGTTATGGAGCAACACAAGACTCCATTCCGCCTCACTCTCACCCCTCCATGCATCAGCAGCAAAGCCCAGCAATCATGGATCAGCACTTCTTCGGGGTGACCGTCAAACAGGAGTCAATATCATTGTCTTCCAACTGTCCATTGTCCTCTCCCAAACAGCTGAAGAGTTCTTCCCGCAGCTGCATGGAGGAGATGGGACATTGTGCAACTCCCCACTCTAACATGCCAGGCCATGATGGGCCAGGATGCATGGACATCGTCCCATCCTCTGGCAGCCCATGTACAATGTCGGCTTTTCTAAGTCCCCAATGTTCACCACAGGACTCCCCTACTGGAAAGCCTTGCAGTagccctcacccaccctctccccGGAACACCTATTTACTATCACCAGCACTAGGAAGAGATGGCTCCATTCACCCCCACTCTCAAGCCAACAACAAAGTACACAGCATGCAG GTACCCCAGAAGAAAAGTGACCATGCAGCCAACTGCTCTTATCTGTCAGACCAAAGTGGCCTTAAGGGCGTCTTTTCAAACTCAGATGAATGTGAACATGGCTGCCCAGCCAAGCCTGACAACTCAAATGTTCACCCAAAG ATGTCAATAATGCCCTCTCTGTGGCATGTTGGCCAAAAGGGCCAGGTCTCCCCACCTTCCTTCAGTAGCTCAGATTCAGATGCTTCTGACTTAAGACAGCCCCCTTGCTATGAGGATGCAGTCAAGCAG CAACTGAGTAGAAGCCAGCAAATGGATGAACTACTGGATGTGCTCATAGAGAGTGGAG AGATGCCAGCAAATGCCAAAGAAGACCGGGAGAGGTCCTCCAACACCAAAGGTGCACCTCATGTAAATGTATCTCAGGTGTGCCCTGGACTCCGCATCCCGAGGTTTCACAGACTCTATGAACACCTGTCCCCTGCCCAGCTTACCCTCGACCATACGACCAATCCTGCAAATGATAACCAATTTGAGATTATTCTGGGAAGTGCATCTGGCCGTGGAGGGGAAGTGCCACTCATTAAATCAGCTACTGAGGCTCGGGGACAGGAAGCTAATGGGACCCGGGAGCCTGAAGAATACAGCAGCCCACACAACCTCCACTGTCACCCTCAATATACCCAACATGAGAAAATTTTGACCAACAGAGACCTGGTTGAGACACCTCTGTCACCTTTCAGCACCAAGCTTTTGACCATCCCCGAAGTGCAAGGGATGGTGAGTATGACTTTTAGCGAGACATCCTGGGAGACAATGGAGTGGCTGGATCTTACGCCACCCAGCTCAGCCACAGCCTTCAGCATTGCacctcccagtgctcccagcataTTTAATGCAGAGTTTCTGGATGTCACTGACATTAATTTGAACTCTGCTATGGACCTTTACCTGGAGCACTGgtga
- the myocd gene encoding myocardin isoform X1: MSEVLVNGPEERQSSVHLQRSARGHRDTRQLKEKRNHAQERQLPEEGHSVLQLRLQQRRTRKQLADQGIMPLNHGNFPKQEDSYAFEEDSSSECLSPEQHNSDESQGSACPSSDVVGRAASSSSPELTSSQEGNVTQDPPDQNGDQGLSGANGPQNTSPISVPAIVKSKTSDKNRHKKPKDVKPKIKKLKYHQYIPPDQKAERSPPPMDSAYARLLQQQQLFLQLQILSQQKQAQAHQQPSQSQSQAQIQQRQPTFSYQPHLQSQTQKGVSEQLLGCSSSGPSNQANSNTSSPVKNTYPNQNIISPVKPGPLPPNLDDLKVSELRQHLRIRGMPVSGTKTALIERLRPFKDSTTGSSPSGCSDITTVTFPVTPTGSLSSYQSPSSSSAVSQGGYYPYPSTSSTPPISPASSDLSLSGSLPDSFSDVPMSSPTQFGLQPSPPQFAVEDGLGGGSFGTGGLRAGDGGCMAGMEAEKDKMLVEKQKVIEELTWKLHQEQRQVEELKMQLHKRKRCYGATQDSIPPHSHPSMHQQQSPAIMDQHFFGVTVKQESISLSSNCPLSSPKQLKSSSRSCMEEMGHCATPHSNMPGHDGPGCMDIVPSSGSPCTMSAFLSPQCSPQDSPTGKPCSSPHPPSPRNTYLLSPALGRDGSIHPHSQANNKVHSMQVPQKKSDHAANCSYLSDQSGLKGVFSNSDECEHGCPAKPDNSNVHPKMSIMPSLWHVGQKGQVSPPSFSSSDSDASDLRQPPCYEDAVKQQLSRSQQMDELLDVLIESGEMPANAKEDRERSSNTKGAPHVNVSQVCPGLRIPRFHRLYEHLSPAQLTLDHTTNPANDNQFEIILGSASGRGGEVPLIKSATEARGQEANGTREPEEYSSPHNLHCHPQYTQHEKILTNRDLVETPLSPFSTKLLTIPEVQGMVSMTFSETSWETMEWLDLTPPSSATAFSIAPPSAPSIFNAEFLDVTDINLNSAMDLYLEHW, encoded by the exons TCCTACAGTTAAGActtcagcagaggaggacacgCAAGCAGCTGGCAGACCAAGGCATCATGCCTC TAAACCATGGCAATTTCCCAAAGCAGGAGGATTCCTATGCATTcgaggaggacagcagcagtgAGTGTTTGTCCCCCGAGCAGCACAACAGTGATGAATCGCAAGGATCGGCATGCCCTTCATCTGATGTTGTTGGCAGGGcagcctcctcatcctcacctgaACTTACCAGCTCACAagag gGAAATGTGACCCAAGATCCACCTGATCAAAATGGGGATCAAGGCCTGTCTGGAGCCAACGGCCCTCAGAATACTTCTCCAATAAGTGTTCCTGCCATTGTCAAG TCAAAGACATCAGACAAGAACCGCCATAAGAAGCCCAAAGATGTGaaaccaaaaattaaaaaactcAAGTACCATCAGTACATTCCTCCAGACCAGAAAGCAGAGAGGTCCCCTCCACCCATGGACTCTGCCTATGCCCgactgctccagcagcagcagcttttcctgcaGCTACAGATCCTCAGCCAGCAGAAACAAGCTCAGGCACATCAGCAGCCATCACAGAGCCAGAGCCAAGCCCAAATCCAACAGCGACAGCCTACATTCAGCTACCAGCCTCACCTACAGAGCCAAACTCAGAA AGGTGTCAGTGAGCAGCTActgggctgcagctccagtggtcCATCCAATCAAGCCAACAGCAACACTTCCTCTCCAGTTAAGAACACATATCCTAACCAGAACATCATCTCACCAGTCAAACCTGGGCCCCTGCCACCTAATCTTGATGACCTGAAG GTATCAGAGCTCAGGCAGCACCTCCGTATTCGTGGTATGCCTGTCTCCGGCACCAAGACAGCTCTCATTGAGCGACTCAGACCATTTAAAGATTCCACCACTGGCTCCTCCCCTTCGGGTTGTTCTGATATCACCACAGTGACTTTCCCTGTCACGCCCACGGGATCTCTGTCCTCCTACCAGTCCCCGTCCTCCTCCAGTGCTGTTTCCCAGGGAGGATATTACCCCTaccccagcacctcctccacccctcctatCTCCCCAGCATCCTCGGACCTGTCCCTCAGTGGCTCCCTTCCCGACAGCTTCAGTGATGTGCCAATGTCTTCGCCAACCCAGTTTGGCCTCCAGCCATCCCCACCACAGTTTGCCGTAGAGGACGGTCTCGGGGGAGGCAGTTTTGGCACTGGGGGACTAAGAGCAGGTGATGGTGGCTGTATGGCGGGAATGGAAGCTGAGAAGGATAAGATGTTGGTGGAAAAGCAGAAGGTTATTGAAGAGCTGACATGGAAGCTCCATCAGGagcagagacag GTTGAAGAACTAAAAATGCAGCTTCACAAGAGGAAACGCTGTTATGGAGCAACACAAGACTCCATTCCGCCTCACTCTCACCCCTCCATGCATCAGCAGCAAAGCCCAGCAATCATGGATCAGCACTTCTTCGGGGTGACCGTCAAACAGGAGTCAATATCATTGTCTTCCAACTGTCCATTGTCCTCTCCCAAACAGCTGAAGAGTTCTTCCCGCAGCTGCATGGAGGAGATGGGACATTGTGCAACTCCCCACTCTAACATGCCAGGCCATGATGGGCCAGGATGCATGGACATCGTCCCATCCTCTGGCAGCCCATGTACAATGTCGGCTTTTCTAAGTCCCCAATGTTCACCACAGGACTCCCCTACTGGAAAGCCTTGCAGTagccctcacccaccctctccccGGAACACCTATTTACTATCACCAGCACTAGGAAGAGATGGCTCCATTCACCCCCACTCTCAAGCCAACAACAAAGTACACAGCATGCAG GTACCCCAGAAGAAAAGTGACCATGCAGCCAACTGCTCTTATCTGTCAGACCAAAGTGGCCTTAAGGGCGTCTTTTCAAACTCAGATGAATGTGAACATGGCTGCCCAGCCAAGCCTGACAACTCAAATGTTCACCCAAAG ATGTCAATAATGCCCTCTCTGTGGCATGTTGGCCAAAAGGGCCAGGTCTCCCCACCTTCCTTCAGTAGCTCAGATTCAGATGCTTCTGACTTAAGACAGCCCCCTTGCTATGAGGATGCAGTCAAGCAG CAACTGAGTAGAAGCCAGCAAATGGATGAACTACTGGATGTGCTCATAGAGAGTGGAG AGATGCCAGCAAATGCCAAAGAAGACCGGGAGAGGTCCTCCAACACCAAAGGTGCACCTCATGTAAATGTATCTCAGGTGTGCCCTGGACTCCGCATCCCGAGGTTTCACAGACTCTATGAACACCTGTCCCCTGCCCAGCTTACCCTCGACCATACGACCAATCCTGCAAATGATAACCAATTTGAGATTATTCTGGGAAGTGCATCTGGCCGTGGAGGGGAAGTGCCACTCATTAAATCAGCTACTGAGGCTCGGGGACAGGAAGCTAATGGGACCCGGGAGCCTGAAGAATACAGCAGCCCACACAACCTCCACTGTCACCCTCAATATACCCAACATGAGAAAATTTTGACCAACAGAGACCTGGTTGAGACACCTCTGTCACCTTTCAGCACCAAGCTTTTGACCATCCCCGAAGTGCAAGGGATGGTGAGTATGACTTTTAGCGAGACATCCTGGGAGACAATGGAGTGGCTGGATCTTACGCCACCCAGCTCAGCCACAGCCTTCAGCATTGCacctcccagtgctcccagcataTTTAATGCAGAGTTTCTGGATGTCACTGACATTAATTTGAACTCTGCTATGGACCTTTACCTGGAGCACTGgtga
- the myocd gene encoding myocardin isoform X6 — protein MPLNHGNFPKQEDSYAFEEDSSSECLSPEQHNSDESQGSACPSSDVVGRAASSSSPELTSSQEGNVTQDPPDQNGDQGLSGANGPQNTSPISVPAIVKSKTSDKNRHKKPKDVKPKIKKLKYHQYIPPDQKAERSPPPMDSAYARLLQQQQLFLQLQILSQQKQAQAHQQPSQSQSQAQIQQRQPTFSYQPHLQSQTQKGVSEQLLGCSSSGPSNQANSNTSSPVKNTYPNQNIISPVKPGPLPPNLDDLKVSELRQHLRIRGMPVSGTKTALIERLRPFKDSTTGSSPSGCSDITTVTFPVTPTGSLSSYQSPSSSSAVSQGGYYPYPSTSSTPPISPASSDLSLSGSLPDSFSDVPMSSPTQFGLQPSPPQFAVEDGLGGGSFGTGGLRAGDGGCMAGMEAEKDKMLVEKQKVIEELTWKLHQEQRQVEELKMQLHKRKRCYGATQDSIPPHSHPSMHQQQSPAIMDQHFFGVTVKQESISLSSNCPLSSPKQLKSSSRSCMEEMGHCATPHSNMPGHDGPGCMDIVPSSGSPCTMSAFLSPQCSPQDSPTGKPCSSPHPPSPRNTYLLSPALGRDGSIHPHSQANNKVHSMQVPQKKSDHAANCSYLSDQSGLKGVFSNSDECEHGCPAKPDNSNVHPKMSIMPSLWHVGQKGQVSPPSFSSSDSDASDLRQPPCYEDAVKQQLSRSQQMDELLDVLIESGEMPANAKEDRERSSNTKGAPHVNVSQVCPGLRIPRFHRLYEHLSPAQLTLDHTTNPANDNQFEIILGSASGRGGEVPLIKSATEARGQEANGTREPEEYSSPHNLHCHPQYTQHEKILTNRDLVETPLSPFSTKLLTIPEVQGMVSMTFSETSWETMEWLDLTPPSSATAFSIAPPSAPSIFNAEFLDVTDINLNSAMDLYLEHW, from the exons ATGCCTC TAAACCATGGCAATTTCCCAAAGCAGGAGGATTCCTATGCATTcgaggaggacagcagcagtgAGTGTTTGTCCCCCGAGCAGCACAACAGTGATGAATCGCAAGGATCGGCATGCCCTTCATCTGATGTTGTTGGCAGGGcagcctcctcatcctcacctgaACTTACCAGCTCACAagag gGAAATGTGACCCAAGATCCACCTGATCAAAATGGGGATCAAGGCCTGTCTGGAGCCAACGGCCCTCAGAATACTTCTCCAATAAGTGTTCCTGCCATTGTCAAG TCAAAGACATCAGACAAGAACCGCCATAAGAAGCCCAAAGATGTGaaaccaaaaattaaaaaactcAAGTACCATCAGTACATTCCTCCAGACCAGAAAGCAGAGAGGTCCCCTCCACCCATGGACTCTGCCTATGCCCgactgctccagcagcagcagcttttcctgcaGCTACAGATCCTCAGCCAGCAGAAACAAGCTCAGGCACATCAGCAGCCATCACAGAGCCAGAGCCAAGCCCAAATCCAACAGCGACAGCCTACATTCAGCTACCAGCCTCACCTACAGAGCCAAACTCAGAA AGGTGTCAGTGAGCAGCTActgggctgcagctccagtggtcCATCCAATCAAGCCAACAGCAACACTTCCTCTCCAGTTAAGAACACATATCCTAACCAGAACATCATCTCACCAGTCAAACCTGGGCCCCTGCCACCTAATCTTGATGACCTGAAG GTATCAGAGCTCAGGCAGCACCTCCGTATTCGTGGTATGCCTGTCTCCGGCACCAAGACAGCTCTCATTGAGCGACTCAGACCATTTAAAGATTCCACCACTGGCTCCTCCCCTTCGGGTTGTTCTGATATCACCACAGTGACTTTCCCTGTCACGCCCACGGGATCTCTGTCCTCCTACCAGTCCCCGTCCTCCTCCAGTGCTGTTTCCCAGGGAGGATATTACCCCTaccccagcacctcctccacccctcctatCTCCCCAGCATCCTCGGACCTGTCCCTCAGTGGCTCCCTTCCCGACAGCTTCAGTGATGTGCCAATGTCTTCGCCAACCCAGTTTGGCCTCCAGCCATCCCCACCACAGTTTGCCGTAGAGGACGGTCTCGGGGGAGGCAGTTTTGGCACTGGGGGACTAAGAGCAGGTGATGGTGGCTGTATGGCGGGAATGGAAGCTGAGAAGGATAAGATGTTGGTGGAAAAGCAGAAGGTTATTGAAGAGCTGACATGGAAGCTCCATCAGGagcagagacag GTTGAAGAACTAAAAATGCAGCTTCACAAGAGGAAACGCTGTTATGGAGCAACACAAGACTCCATTCCGCCTCACTCTCACCCCTCCATGCATCAGCAGCAAAGCCCAGCAATCATGGATCAGCACTTCTTCGGGGTGACCGTCAAACAGGAGTCAATATCATTGTCTTCCAACTGTCCATTGTCCTCTCCCAAACAGCTGAAGAGTTCTTCCCGCAGCTGCATGGAGGAGATGGGACATTGTGCAACTCCCCACTCTAACATGCCAGGCCATGATGGGCCAGGATGCATGGACATCGTCCCATCCTCTGGCAGCCCATGTACAATGTCGGCTTTTCTAAGTCCCCAATGTTCACCACAGGACTCCCCTACTGGAAAGCCTTGCAGTagccctcacccaccctctccccGGAACACCTATTTACTATCACCAGCACTAGGAAGAGATGGCTCCATTCACCCCCACTCTCAAGCCAACAACAAAGTACACAGCATGCAG GTACCCCAGAAGAAAAGTGACCATGCAGCCAACTGCTCTTATCTGTCAGACCAAAGTGGCCTTAAGGGCGTCTTTTCAAACTCAGATGAATGTGAACATGGCTGCCCAGCCAAGCCTGACAACTCAAATGTTCACCCAAAG ATGTCAATAATGCCCTCTCTGTGGCATGTTGGCCAAAAGGGCCAGGTCTCCCCACCTTCCTTCAGTAGCTCAGATTCAGATGCTTCTGACTTAAGACAGCCCCCTTGCTATGAGGATGCAGTCAAGCAG CAACTGAGTAGAAGCCAGCAAATGGATGAACTACTGGATGTGCTCATAGAGAGTGGAG AGATGCCAGCAAATGCCAAAGAAGACCGGGAGAGGTCCTCCAACACCAAAGGTGCACCTCATGTAAATGTATCTCAGGTGTGCCCTGGACTCCGCATCCCGAGGTTTCACAGACTCTATGAACACCTGTCCCCTGCCCAGCTTACCCTCGACCATACGACCAATCCTGCAAATGATAACCAATTTGAGATTATTCTGGGAAGTGCATCTGGCCGTGGAGGGGAAGTGCCACTCATTAAATCAGCTACTGAGGCTCGGGGACAGGAAGCTAATGGGACCCGGGAGCCTGAAGAATACAGCAGCCCACACAACCTCCACTGTCACCCTCAATATACCCAACATGAGAAAATTTTGACCAACAGAGACCTGGTTGAGACACCTCTGTCACCTTTCAGCACCAAGCTTTTGACCATCCCCGAAGTGCAAGGGATGGTGAGTATGACTTTTAGCGAGACATCCTGGGAGACAATGGAGTGGCTGGATCTTACGCCACCCAGCTCAGCCACAGCCTTCAGCATTGCacctcccagtgctcccagcataTTTAATGCAGAGTTTCTGGATGTCACTGACATTAATTTGAACTCTGCTATGGACCTTTACCTGGAGCACTGgtga